The following are from one region of the Cataglyphis hispanica isolate Lineage 1 chromosome 16, ULB_Chis1_1.0, whole genome shotgun sequence genome:
- the LOC126855381 gene encoding putative uncharacterized protein DDB_G0282133 isoform X4 has product MDDVNINEMCLEEEVIADGDEWIKFSWIKQSDDNETSRQSLDVHKDINIETAQINDDDNKVLCMNTEADDISDGISIITESDTDTINTNILQISQFNGNTYRFLRILEKQINKQTNIRNVLMACIIGIIIGFILSHSFIDSKVCPNSNGINTENLKTEVHNIVHTLKGLTEVKTMLNEIKTHTAVDKKIMEHFRDQFSKIDTVNKMSNKPIIISESFNFDPYSLNQVSQLQMSLHALSSLAFIYDNNSLLKNEINETLDIVNNTKAFYENLILLNNNTQNEYNSFALKILQHDSNKIHITSKLLLSNLIERISKITLNVYNKYTKEKHKLIKKLCDLKSILPDDEFLKQLTTNNQLFKNYDKSCLSNYSSKKLNTKIFEKKNTKIKNIKEQVRETDNTVVKAKYDKENSQKIYNVNKKGSLKNERTKKLNEYNYTITKFFQNASDKIHNISQLLSSELIENKREMLNKDIYTNKYNEVKHRWIKNKCHKDSSKFLERSTENNEENNKESINLCVRENNYLQSIEIQKDDMLKNNFDNILIQSWKDMCPLSTNSCSKFNIPTLPTTSSCKTENSIVNSNNEHDANSKESVLDYENSTKVLFRKSKPKQKDYSRSSDSSEKVFNNDGKNIKEKKKIFTQNKIKNPMSETNNYHKSKESSFKSRITKQDNQDYRNTNWQSDNKRFYRRKKQWQRGDSDWYFRRVFSRRKARRHAEDIYQWNTKLWNKYR; this is encoded by the exons ATGGATGATGTAAATATCAATGAAATGTGTCTTGAAGAAGAGGTGATCGCAGATGGGGATGAATGGATAAAATTTAGCTGGATTAAACAAAGTGATGACAATGAAACTTCTCGTCAATCATTGGACGTGCATAAG gatataaatattgagacTGCACAGATAAacgatgatgataataaaGTCTTGTGTATGAATACAGAAGCAGATGATATATCTGATGGTATATCTATTATAACGGAAAGTGACACAGATACTATCAATACGAATATTCTTCAAATCAGTCAATTTAATGGTAACACATATAGGTTTCTTCGGATAttggaaaaacaaataaataaacag acaaatataagaaatgttcTTATGGCTTGTATAATTGGTATCATTATTGGTTTTATTCTTAGCCATTCTTTCATAGATTCCAAAGTCTGTCCAAACTCAAATGGTATTAATACTGAAAATCTTAAGACTGAAGTTCACAATATTGTTCATACTCTCAAAGGACTGACGgaag TGAAAACTATgctaaatgaaattaaaactcATACTGCAgttgataagaaaattatggAGCACTTTAGAGATCAGTTTTCTAAGATAGATACTGTGAATAAAATGAGTAATAAGcctattattatatcagaatctttcaattttgatcCATATTCATTGAATCAAGTGTCTCAACTTCAAATGTCTCTACATGCATTATCATCATTggcatttatttatgataacaatagtttgttgaaaaatgaaataaatgagaCACTGGATATTGTGAATAATACAAAAGCATTTTATGAAaacttgatattattaaataacaatacacAAAATGAGTACAATTCTTTTGCCTTGAA AATTTTGCAACATGATAGcaacaaaatacatattacttCTAAGTTACTTCTCTCAAACTTGATAGAAAGAATAAGCAAGATAACATTAAAcgtgtacaataaatatactaaagaaaaacacaaattaattaaaaaattgtgtgatTTGAAAAGTATATTGCCTGATgatgaatttttgaaacaattaacaacaaataatcagctttttaaaaattatgacaaatcttgtctttcaaattattcatcaaaaaaattgaatacaaaaatatttgaaaaaaaaaatacaaagataaaaaatataaaggagCAAGTCAGAGAAACTGATAATACAGTAGTTAAagcaaaatatgataaagagAATAgccagaaaatttataatgttaataaaaagggctctttaaaaaatgaaagaactaagaaattgaatgaatacaattatactATTACAAA gTTTTTCCAAAATGCCAgtgataaaatacataatatttctcaGCTACTTTCCTCAgaattgatagaaaataaaagggaaatgttaaataaggatatatatactaataaatataatgaggTGAAACACAGatggataaaaaataagtgCCATAAGGATAGTAGCAAATTTTTAGAACGATCAAcagaaaataatgaagaaaacaataaagaatcaattaatttgtgtgtaagagagaataattatttacaatcaatTGAAATACAAAAAGACGACatgttaaagaataattttgataatattttaatacaatcgtGGAAAGACATGTGCCCACTTTCAACCAACTCTTgttcaaaattcaatatacCCACATTGCCCACCACATCAAGT tgtaaAACAGAGAATTCTATTGTTAATTCTAACAACGAACATGATGCAAATAGCAAAGAATCTGTATTGGATTATGAAAATTctacaaaagttttatttagaaaGAGTAAACCAAAACAAAAAGACTACTCTAGATCGAGTGATTCCTCCGAAAaggtttttaataatgatggtaaaaatattaaagaaaaaaagaagatattcactcaaaataaaattaaaaatcctaTGTCTGAgactaataattatcataaatctaAAGAGTCTTCATTTAAGAGCCGCATAACAAAGCAAGATAACCAGGATTATAGAAATACGAATTGGCAGAGTGATAATAAaag ATTTTATAGGCGTAAAAAGCAATGGCAGCGCGGCGATTCGGATTGGTACTTTCGACGAGTATTTTCTCGTAGAAAAGCGCGAAGACATGCGGAAGATATATACCAATGGAATACCAAACTATGGAACAAATATCGGTGA
- the LOC126855381 gene encoding putative uncharacterized protein DDB_G0282133 isoform X3, with the protein MDDVNINEMCLEEEVIADGDEWIKFSWIKQSDDNETSRQSLDVHKKDINIETAQINDDDNKVLCMNTEADDISDGISIITESDTDTINTNILQISQFNGNTYRFLRILEKQINKQTNIRNVLMACIIGIIIGFILSHSFIDSKVCPNSNGINTENLKTEVHNIVHTLKGLTEVKTMLNEIKTHTAVDKKIMEHFRDQFSKIDTVNKMSNKPIIISESFNFDPYSLNQVSQLQMSLHALSSLAFIYDNNSLLKNEINETLDIVNNTKAFYENLILLNNNTQNEYNSFALKILQHDSNKIHITSKLLLSNLIERISKITLNVYNKYTKEKHKLIKKLCDLKSILPDDEFLKQLTTNNQLFKNYDKSCLSNYSSKKLNTKIFEKKNTKIKNIKEQVRETDNTVVKAKYDKENSQKIYNVNKKGSLKNERTKKLNEYNYTITKFFQNASDKIHNISQLLSSELIENKREMLNKDIYTNKYNEVKHRWIKNKCHKDSSKFLERSTENNEENNKESINLCVRENNYLQSIEIQKDDMLKNNFDNILIQSWKDMCPLSTNSCSKFNIPTLPTTSSCKTENSIVNSNNEHDANSKESVLDYENSTKVLFRKSKPKQKDYSRSSDSSEKVFNNDGKNIKEKKKIFTQNKIKNPMSETNNYHKSKESSFKSRITKQDNQDYRNTNWQSDNKRFYRRKKQWQRGDSDWYFRRVFSRRKARRHAEDIYQWNTKLWNKYR; encoded by the exons ATGGATGATGTAAATATCAATGAAATGTGTCTTGAAGAAGAGGTGATCGCAGATGGGGATGAATGGATAAAATTTAGCTGGATTAAACAAAGTGATGACAATGAAACTTCTCGTCAATCATTGGACGTGCATAAG aaggatataaatattgagacTGCACAGATAAacgatgatgataataaaGTCTTGTGTATGAATACAGAAGCAGATGATATATCTGATGGTATATCTATTATAACGGAAAGTGACACAGATACTATCAATACGAATATTCTTCAAATCAGTCAATTTAATGGTAACACATATAGGTTTCTTCGGATAttggaaaaacaaataaataaacag acaaatataagaaatgttcTTATGGCTTGTATAATTGGTATCATTATTGGTTTTATTCTTAGCCATTCTTTCATAGATTCCAAAGTCTGTCCAAACTCAAATGGTATTAATACTGAAAATCTTAAGACTGAAGTTCACAATATTGTTCATACTCTCAAAGGACTGACGgaag TGAAAACTATgctaaatgaaattaaaactcATACTGCAgttgataagaaaattatggAGCACTTTAGAGATCAGTTTTCTAAGATAGATACTGTGAATAAAATGAGTAATAAGcctattattatatcagaatctttcaattttgatcCATATTCATTGAATCAAGTGTCTCAACTTCAAATGTCTCTACATGCATTATCATCATTggcatttatttatgataacaatagtttgttgaaaaatgaaataaatgagaCACTGGATATTGTGAATAATACAAAAGCATTTTATGAAaacttgatattattaaataacaatacacAAAATGAGTACAATTCTTTTGCCTTGAA AATTTTGCAACATGATAGcaacaaaatacatattacttCTAAGTTACTTCTCTCAAACTTGATAGAAAGAATAAGCAAGATAACATTAAAcgtgtacaataaatatactaaagaaaaacacaaattaattaaaaaattgtgtgatTTGAAAAGTATATTGCCTGATgatgaatttttgaaacaattaacaacaaataatcagctttttaaaaattatgacaaatcttgtctttcaaattattcatcaaaaaaattgaatacaaaaatatttgaaaaaaaaaatacaaagataaaaaatataaaggagCAAGTCAGAGAAACTGATAATACAGTAGTTAAagcaaaatatgataaagagAATAgccagaaaatttataatgttaataaaaagggctctttaaaaaatgaaagaactaagaaattgaatgaatacaattatactATTACAAA gTTTTTCCAAAATGCCAgtgataaaatacataatatttctcaGCTACTTTCCTCAgaattgatagaaaataaaagggaaatgttaaataaggatatatatactaataaatataatgaggTGAAACACAGatggataaaaaataagtgCCATAAGGATAGTAGCAAATTTTTAGAACGATCAAcagaaaataatgaagaaaacaataaagaatcaattaatttgtgtgtaagagagaataattatttacaatcaatTGAAATACAAAAAGACGACatgttaaagaataattttgataatattttaatacaatcgtGGAAAGACATGTGCCCACTTTCAACCAACTCTTgttcaaaattcaatatacCCACATTGCCCACCACATCAAGT tgtaaAACAGAGAATTCTATTGTTAATTCTAACAACGAACATGATGCAAATAGCAAAGAATCTGTATTGGATTATGAAAATTctacaaaagttttatttagaaaGAGTAAACCAAAACAAAAAGACTACTCTAGATCGAGTGATTCCTCCGAAAaggtttttaataatgatggtaaaaatattaaagaaaaaaagaagatattcactcaaaataaaattaaaaatcctaTGTCTGAgactaataattatcataaatctaAAGAGTCTTCATTTAAGAGCCGCATAACAAAGCAAGATAACCAGGATTATAGAAATACGAATTGGCAGAGTGATAATAAaag ATTTTATAGGCGTAAAAAGCAATGGCAGCGCGGCGATTCGGATTGGTACTTTCGACGAGTATTTTCTCGTAGAAAAGCGCGAAGACATGCGGAAGATATATACCAATGGAATACCAAACTATGGAACAAATATCGGTGA
- the LOC126855400 gene encoding uroporphyrinogen decarboxylase, whose product MIEHNFPSLKNDRILRAARGEPVDRVPVWVMRQAGRYLPEFQEVRAQHDFFTVCQTPELACQVTLQPIERFDLDASIIFSDILVIPQAMGLKVEMAAGIGPVLPQPLADPTDLARLVRPNVEEALKYVGDAITLTRHKLNGRVPLIGFTGAPWTLMGYMIQGGGSSTMARARSWLYKYPEDSHKLLQIITDVIVDYLVMQVKAGAQLLQVFESNGDYFDDALFTTYSFKYLKQISERVRKQLKEANIPEVPMIAFPKGATMNSLKILAKDQIYEVIGLDWTVDPIEARKQLGPDVTLQGNMDPCAMYSSQDEIVDRAHKMVSNFGKTRYVANLGHGILPDTPIVSMEAFIKGVHSA is encoded by the exons ATGATTGAGCATAATTTTCCATCCTTGAAAAATGATCGTATACTCAGAGCGGCACGCGGGGAACCCGTTGACAGAGTGCCGGTTTGGGTTATGAGACAGGCCGGAAGATATCTCCCGGAGTTTCAGGAAGTTAGAGCCCAGCACGATTTCTTCACGGTCTGTCAAACTCCGGAATTGGCATGCCAAGTGACTCTCCAGCCGATAGAACGTTTCGATCTGGACGCCAGTATAATATTCTCAGATATTCTAGTAATTCCTCAAGCGATGGGCTTGAAGGTCGAGATGGCAGCAGGGATA GGTCCGGTCTTGCCTCAACCTTTAGCCGATCCTACTGATTTAGCAAGACTCGTGCGACCAAATGTAGAAGAGGCTCTAAAATATGTTGGGGATGCTATAACATTGACTCGGCATAAATTAAATGGTAGAGTGCCATTGATAGGTTTCACCGGAGCACCT tggACACTAATGGGTTACATGATTCAAGGAGGAGGTAGTTCCACAATGGCAAGAGCAAGATCTTGGTTGTACAAGTATCCAGAAGACTCtcacaaattattacaaataattacagaTGTTATTGTGGATTATTTAGTGATGCAAGTGAAAGCTGGTGCTCAG ttactTCAAGTATTTGAAAGCAATGGTGACTATTTCGATGATGCATTGTTTACAACTTATTCTTTCAAATATCTCAAACAAATAAGTGAACGTGTACGAAAGCAATTGAAAGAAGCAAATATTCCAGAAGTCCCTatg attGCTTTCCCAAAAGGTGCAACCatgaattctttaaaaattctggCCAAGGATCAAATTTATGAAGTTATTGGCCTTGATTGGACTGTAGATCCTATTGAAGCCAGAAAACAGCTTGGGCCTGATGTCACGTTGCAAGGTAACATGGATCCTTGTGCAATGTATTCTTCTCAG GATGAAATTGTTGATCGTGCACACAAAATGGTATCAAATTTTGGTAAAACTCGATATGTTGC
- the LOC126855381 gene encoding putative uncharacterized protein DDB_G0282133 isoform X2 — protein MDDVNINEMCLEEEVIADGDEWIKFSWIKQSDDNETSRQSLDVHKDINIETAQINDDDNKVLCMNTEADDISDGISIITESDTDTINTNILQISQFNGNTYRFLRILEKQINKQTNIRNVLMACIIGIIIGFILSHSFIDSKVCPNSNGINTENLKTEVHNIVHTLKGLTEDFSFLVKTMLNEIKTHTAVDKKIMEHFRDQFSKIDTVNKMSNKPIIISESFNFDPYSLNQVSQLQMSLHALSSLAFIYDNNSLLKNEINETLDIVNNTKAFYENLILLNNNTQNEYNSFALKILQHDSNKIHITSKLLLSNLIERISKITLNVYNKYTKEKHKLIKKLCDLKSILPDDEFLKQLTTNNQLFKNYDKSCLSNYSSKKLNTKIFEKKNTKIKNIKEQVRETDNTVVKAKYDKENSQKIYNVNKKGSLKNERTKKLNEYNYTITKFFQNASDKIHNISQLLSSELIENKREMLNKDIYTNKYNEVKHRWIKNKCHKDSSKFLERSTENNEENNKESINLCVRENNYLQSIEIQKDDMLKNNFDNILIQSWKDMCPLSTNSCSKFNIPTLPTTSSCKTENSIVNSNNEHDANSKESVLDYENSTKVLFRKSKPKQKDYSRSSDSSEKVFNNDGKNIKEKKKIFTQNKIKNPMSETNNYHKSKESSFKSRITKQDNQDYRNTNWQSDNKRFYRRKKQWQRGDSDWYFRRVFSRRKARRHAEDIYQWNTKLWNKYR, from the exons ATGGATGATGTAAATATCAATGAAATGTGTCTTGAAGAAGAGGTGATCGCAGATGGGGATGAATGGATAAAATTTAGCTGGATTAAACAAAGTGATGACAATGAAACTTCTCGTCAATCATTGGACGTGCATAAG gatataaatattgagacTGCACAGATAAacgatgatgataataaaGTCTTGTGTATGAATACAGAAGCAGATGATATATCTGATGGTATATCTATTATAACGGAAAGTGACACAGATACTATCAATACGAATATTCTTCAAATCAGTCAATTTAATGGTAACACATATAGGTTTCTTCGGATAttggaaaaacaaataaataaacag acaaatataagaaatgttcTTATGGCTTGTATAATTGGTATCATTATTGGTTTTATTCTTAGCCATTCTTTCATAGATTCCAAAGTCTGTCCAAACTCAAATGGTATTAATACTGAAAATCTTAAGACTGAAGTTCACAATATTGTTCATACTCTCAAAGGACTGACGgaag ATTTCTCGTTTCTAGTGAAAACTATgctaaatgaaattaaaactcATACTGCAgttgataagaaaattatggAGCACTTTAGAGATCAGTTTTCTAAGATAGATACTGTGAATAAAATGAGTAATAAGcctattattatatcagaatctttcaattttgatcCATATTCATTGAATCAAGTGTCTCAACTTCAAATGTCTCTACATGCATTATCATCATTggcatttatttatgataacaatagtttgttgaaaaatgaaataaatgagaCACTGGATATTGTGAATAATACAAAAGCATTTTATGAAaacttgatattattaaataacaatacacAAAATGAGTACAATTCTTTTGCCTTGAA AATTTTGCAACATGATAGcaacaaaatacatattacttCTAAGTTACTTCTCTCAAACTTGATAGAAAGAATAAGCAAGATAACATTAAAcgtgtacaataaatatactaaagaaaaacacaaattaattaaaaaattgtgtgatTTGAAAAGTATATTGCCTGATgatgaatttttgaaacaattaacaacaaataatcagctttttaaaaattatgacaaatcttgtctttcaaattattcatcaaaaaaattgaatacaaaaatatttgaaaaaaaaaatacaaagataaaaaatataaaggagCAAGTCAGAGAAACTGATAATACAGTAGTTAAagcaaaatatgataaagagAATAgccagaaaatttataatgttaataaaaagggctctttaaaaaatgaaagaactaagaaattgaatgaatacaattatactATTACAAA gTTTTTCCAAAATGCCAgtgataaaatacataatatttctcaGCTACTTTCCTCAgaattgatagaaaataaaagggaaatgttaaataaggatatatatactaataaatataatgaggTGAAACACAGatggataaaaaataagtgCCATAAGGATAGTAGCAAATTTTTAGAACGATCAAcagaaaataatgaagaaaacaataaagaatcaattaatttgtgtgtaagagagaataattatttacaatcaatTGAAATACAAAAAGACGACatgttaaagaataattttgataatattttaatacaatcgtGGAAAGACATGTGCCCACTTTCAACCAACTCTTgttcaaaattcaatatacCCACATTGCCCACCACATCAAGT tgtaaAACAGAGAATTCTATTGTTAATTCTAACAACGAACATGATGCAAATAGCAAAGAATCTGTATTGGATTATGAAAATTctacaaaagttttatttagaaaGAGTAAACCAAAACAAAAAGACTACTCTAGATCGAGTGATTCCTCCGAAAaggtttttaataatgatggtaaaaatattaaagaaaaaaagaagatattcactcaaaataaaattaaaaatcctaTGTCTGAgactaataattatcataaatctaAAGAGTCTTCATTTAAGAGCCGCATAACAAAGCAAGATAACCAGGATTATAGAAATACGAATTGGCAGAGTGATAATAAaag ATTTTATAGGCGTAAAAAGCAATGGCAGCGCGGCGATTCGGATTGGTACTTTCGACGAGTATTTTCTCGTAGAAAAGCGCGAAGACATGCGGAAGATATATACCAATGGAATACCAAACTATGGAACAAATATCGGTGA
- the LOC126855381 gene encoding putative uncharacterized protein DDB_G0282133 isoform X1, whose protein sequence is MDDVNINEMCLEEEVIADGDEWIKFSWIKQSDDNETSRQSLDVHKKDINIETAQINDDDNKVLCMNTEADDISDGISIITESDTDTINTNILQISQFNGNTYRFLRILEKQINKQTNIRNVLMACIIGIIIGFILSHSFIDSKVCPNSNGINTENLKTEVHNIVHTLKGLTEDFSFLVKTMLNEIKTHTAVDKKIMEHFRDQFSKIDTVNKMSNKPIIISESFNFDPYSLNQVSQLQMSLHALSSLAFIYDNNSLLKNEINETLDIVNNTKAFYENLILLNNNTQNEYNSFALKILQHDSNKIHITSKLLLSNLIERISKITLNVYNKYTKEKHKLIKKLCDLKSILPDDEFLKQLTTNNQLFKNYDKSCLSNYSSKKLNTKIFEKKNTKIKNIKEQVRETDNTVVKAKYDKENSQKIYNVNKKGSLKNERTKKLNEYNYTITKFFQNASDKIHNISQLLSSELIENKREMLNKDIYTNKYNEVKHRWIKNKCHKDSSKFLERSTENNEENNKESINLCVRENNYLQSIEIQKDDMLKNNFDNILIQSWKDMCPLSTNSCSKFNIPTLPTTSSCKTENSIVNSNNEHDANSKESVLDYENSTKVLFRKSKPKQKDYSRSSDSSEKVFNNDGKNIKEKKKIFTQNKIKNPMSETNNYHKSKESSFKSRITKQDNQDYRNTNWQSDNKRFYRRKKQWQRGDSDWYFRRVFSRRKARRHAEDIYQWNTKLWNKYR, encoded by the exons ATGGATGATGTAAATATCAATGAAATGTGTCTTGAAGAAGAGGTGATCGCAGATGGGGATGAATGGATAAAATTTAGCTGGATTAAACAAAGTGATGACAATGAAACTTCTCGTCAATCATTGGACGTGCATAAG aaggatataaatattgagacTGCACAGATAAacgatgatgataataaaGTCTTGTGTATGAATACAGAAGCAGATGATATATCTGATGGTATATCTATTATAACGGAAAGTGACACAGATACTATCAATACGAATATTCTTCAAATCAGTCAATTTAATGGTAACACATATAGGTTTCTTCGGATAttggaaaaacaaataaataaacag acaaatataagaaatgttcTTATGGCTTGTATAATTGGTATCATTATTGGTTTTATTCTTAGCCATTCTTTCATAGATTCCAAAGTCTGTCCAAACTCAAATGGTATTAATACTGAAAATCTTAAGACTGAAGTTCACAATATTGTTCATACTCTCAAAGGACTGACGgaag ATTTCTCGTTTCTAGTGAAAACTATgctaaatgaaattaaaactcATACTGCAgttgataagaaaattatggAGCACTTTAGAGATCAGTTTTCTAAGATAGATACTGTGAATAAAATGAGTAATAAGcctattattatatcagaatctttcaattttgatcCATATTCATTGAATCAAGTGTCTCAACTTCAAATGTCTCTACATGCATTATCATCATTggcatttatttatgataacaatagtttgttgaaaaatgaaataaatgagaCACTGGATATTGTGAATAATACAAAAGCATTTTATGAAaacttgatattattaaataacaatacacAAAATGAGTACAATTCTTTTGCCTTGAA AATTTTGCAACATGATAGcaacaaaatacatattacttCTAAGTTACTTCTCTCAAACTTGATAGAAAGAATAAGCAAGATAACATTAAAcgtgtacaataaatatactaaagaaaaacacaaattaattaaaaaattgtgtgatTTGAAAAGTATATTGCCTGATgatgaatttttgaaacaattaacaacaaataatcagctttttaaaaattatgacaaatcttgtctttcaaattattcatcaaaaaaattgaatacaaaaatatttgaaaaaaaaaatacaaagataaaaaatataaaggagCAAGTCAGAGAAACTGATAATACAGTAGTTAAagcaaaatatgataaagagAATAgccagaaaatttataatgttaataaaaagggctctttaaaaaatgaaagaactaagaaattgaatgaatacaattatactATTACAAA gTTTTTCCAAAATGCCAgtgataaaatacataatatttctcaGCTACTTTCCTCAgaattgatagaaaataaaagggaaatgttaaataaggatatatatactaataaatataatgaggTGAAACACAGatggataaaaaataagtgCCATAAGGATAGTAGCAAATTTTTAGAACGATCAAcagaaaataatgaagaaaacaataaagaatcaattaatttgtgtgtaagagagaataattatttacaatcaatTGAAATACAAAAAGACGACatgttaaagaataattttgataatattttaatacaatcgtGGAAAGACATGTGCCCACTTTCAACCAACTCTTgttcaaaattcaatatacCCACATTGCCCACCACATCAAGT tgtaaAACAGAGAATTCTATTGTTAATTCTAACAACGAACATGATGCAAATAGCAAAGAATCTGTATTGGATTATGAAAATTctacaaaagttttatttagaaaGAGTAAACCAAAACAAAAAGACTACTCTAGATCGAGTGATTCCTCCGAAAaggtttttaataatgatggtaaaaatattaaagaaaaaaagaagatattcactcaaaataaaattaaaaatcctaTGTCTGAgactaataattatcataaatctaAAGAGTCTTCATTTAAGAGCCGCATAACAAAGCAAGATAACCAGGATTATAGAAATACGAATTGGCAGAGTGATAATAAaag ATTTTATAGGCGTAAAAAGCAATGGCAGCGCGGCGATTCGGATTGGTACTTTCGACGAGTATTTTCTCGTAGAAAAGCGCGAAGACATGCGGAAGATATATACCAATGGAATACCAAACTATGGAACAAATATCGGTGA